The following nucleotide sequence is from Deltaproteobacteria bacterium.
GCCCTCGGCTGCCCTGGTGGGCAGGCCGTCCGGTCCAAAAGCCACCTTGGCAGGGGGGCCTATGACCCTCTCGTCTAGGTCTTCGCTCGTTTCCGCAAGGGCGGAGACGGAAAGGACGAGGCGTCTCGGGGTGGCAAAGGTCCGAATCCCGCCGTGCCCCAGGCGGTGGGAGGAAAACCCTTCCCTGGCAAGGCGTTCCATGGCCTCTAAGGCAGGGGAGAGAAAGGAGGCAGGGAGTTCTTCGGTCCCGATCTCGAGGAGGAGGTTCTTGGCGGTCATGAGGCGCCTTCCCGTTTTACTGGCTCGAGGCTTTTGAAATATCTCTCGGCCACGGCCCTGGCCAGGTTCCGGACCCGTCCGATGTACGCGGTCCGCTCAGCCACGCTAATGGCGCCCCTGGCGTCGAGGAGGTTAAATGCGTGCGAACACTTCAGGCACTGATCGTAGGCGGGGAGGACGAGTCCCCGGGCCGTGAGGGCATGTCCTTCTGCCTCGGCGAGAGAAAAGACCTGTTTGATGGCATCCACGTCAGCAGCCTCGAAATTGTAGCGGGAAAACTCCACCTCGTCCCGGTGGTGGACCTCTCCGTAGCGGACCTCTTTATTCCAGAGGAGGTCATATACGTTGTTCACGCCCTGGAGATACATGGCGATCCGTTCGAGTCCGTAAGTGATCTCGGCGCAGACGGGCCTCACGTCCAGGCCTCCGACCTGCTGGAAGTAGGTGAATTGGGTGATCTCCATCCCGTCGAGCCAGACCTCCCAGCCCAGACCCCATGCCCCGAGGGTGGGGGATTCCCAGTCGTCTTCTACGAAACGGACGTCGTGGTCCGCCAGATCAAGCCCGAATGCGGTAAGGCTTGAGAGGTAGAGGTCCTGCACGTCGTCAGGGGAGGGTTTGAGGATCACCTGGTACTGGTAGTAGTGCTGAAGGCGGTTGGGATTCTCGCCGTAGCGGCCGTCCGTGGGTCTTCGGGAAGGCTGGACGTAGGCCGCACGCCAAGGGTCAGGCCCGATGGAGCGGAGGAATGTGGCCGGGTGAAAGGTCCCGGCCCCGACCTCCATATCATAGGGCTGGAGGAGGAGACAGCCGTGGCGTTGCCAGTATTCGTTGAGGCTCGTGATGAGCTCCTGGAAGGTCATGGAGAAAACGTCCTTTCAGATCGGTTGCGTTGGGTAAGGATCAGGCCTCTATAGTGTCTCCGTCCGGAAGGGAGGGGATGCCGGCCCAGGAGGTCTCGGAAACGCGGGGTCCCACGATGCAGTTCGTTCCCACTTTTGTGCCGGCGGGACAGACAGCCCATTTGCCGATGACAGTGAGCCCGGTCGAAAGGTGTTTGGGATACCGCTTGTTTGGGATGGATGGATCCCCAATCCCGATTCGGCAGCCATGGCCTATGGAAACATATTTGTCTGCGATGACCCGGCTGAGAACGGCCCCGGTCTCCACGAGGACATCGTGCATGAGGACCGAATCGTGGACCTCTGCGCCCCTTTCCACCTTGACCCCCGGAGAGAGGACTGAATTGACGACGGTCCCGTGGATGGAACATCCTGGGGCAATTGCCGAATTGGCAACCCGTGCCCCTGGATGGATCTGGATGGGGGGCCGATCGTAAGGAAGGTCGCAGTCGAGGTTCGTCGCGATTCCCCAGTTCTCGGGATAGAGTCCGCTCGCCGGGCGGAGGAGGTCCATGTTCGCGTCCCAGAATGCGTGGATCGTGCCCACGTCCCTCCAGTACCCGTTGAACCGGTAGGCGAAGAGGACCCCGTCAGCGAGGGCCTGAGGTATGATGTGGTGGCCGAAGTCCACGTCCTTTGTCCGGTTAAGGGCGTCGAGGAGATATGGGGTGTTGAAGACGTAGATCCCCAAGGATGCCAGATTGGAACGGGCCTTTTTGGGCTTTTCCTCCCAATCCACGATGCGCCCCTTATCGTCCAGTATGCCGATGCCGAAGTGGTGCGTATCCTCCAGCGGGACGGGCATCATGGCGACCGTGACCTCAGCCCCGGTTTTCCGGTGGTGATTTACCATGTCCCGGTAGTCCATGTGGTAGATGTGGTCGCCAGAGAGGATGAGGATCTGCCGGGATGGACGGGCCTGTATGAAGTCCATGTTCTGGCGGACGGCGTCCGCGGTCCCCTTGTACCAGTCCGAATCCTTTTCTCCGGTCCGTGGAGGAAGGATCTCTATGATCCGGGTCCGGCCGGTGAAGTCCCAGGCGGACCCGGTGCCGATGTGTCGCATGAGGGAAAGCGGCTTGTACTGGGTGAGCACCGCAGCCCGGGTAAGCCCTGAGTTCATGGTGTTCGACAGGGCGAAGTCGATGATCCGGTAGATCCCGCCAAAGGGAACGGCTGGTTTTGCCCGGTGGCTTACAAGGACATTGAGGCGGCTTCCGACGCCGCCTGCCAGGATCATGGCAAGGGTTTCGTGCATCTTCTCTCAGGCCCGGGGTTCGATGAAGACCTCCACTCTTCGGTTGAGCTGGCGCCCCTCTGGGGTGGCGTTACTTGCGATCGGCCTGCTCTCGCCGTATCCAAGGGCAGTGAGCCTTTCAGGTGCGATGCCGCGGGAGATGAGGGCGTTTTTTACGGCCTCGGCACGTCGCTGGGAGAGGTCCAGATTGGCCTGTTCGGAGCCAGTGCTGTCCGTATGGCCCTCGATGCGGATGCGGGTCTCGGGATACTGCTGAAGTACCTGGGCCATTCGGTCGATTTCCGCATAAGCGCCCGGCTGGATGGCGCTCGATCCGGTGGAAAAGAGGACATCGCCCTTGAACGTAACAGCGATGGCATCCCCGGTCCGCTGTATGGAAGTGGCGTTTGAATGCGCCATGGCGTTTCTGAGGGCCTGTTCCTGATTGTCCATGTAGCGACCGATGCCGGCCCCGGCAAGCCCGCCGACTGCAGCACCTATGGCCGTCCCGATGAGTGTGCCCTTGGTGTCATGGCCGATCGCTTGGCCGATTATGGCCCCGGCGGCAGCCCCCCCCGCCGTTCCGTAGAGTGCGCCCTGTCCCGTCTTGGTCTGGGGTGGCGCGCATCCGCTGATACCCGTCAAAAAGGTGAGTCCGACCCCTGCGGCGATCCATCTGTTATTCATGGCATGACCTCCTTTGGTTTTCCTGAATCCGTGGGCCTACGGACGGGGTATTTGTTCCGTGCGGCAAATAGCCCCCATTCATAGGGGCAGATTTGCCGTTTATACCCTATCCAAATATAGCATGAAAGGACCGGGAGAGCACAATCCTTAATGCGCCCCTGGATGATCAGGGATCATATGATCCCGTGTAATGGCCCCCCGGTCGCAGCGAGCCTTTCCACACGACGGGTTATGGCTGGGTCTTCCACAAGGGCTGGAGAGTGATGGGGTTTGGCACGGGCGTCGATGATGAGGGACCCTCGGCATCCCCAGTGTTTGGCCTCGATAAAGGGATCGACGCCGTGGATGTCACGGGCGGGGTCGGACCGGGTGAAGGTCACCCATAGGAAATTTTTGAAGGAACTGGCGCAGAAATTCGCGTCATCTACAATGACGACGAGTGGGAAGCCGGGAAGCCGCTCCGGGGTAAGATGATAAGCAAGCCTTCCGATTCTGGTATTCTCGGATTCATAGTCCTGAAATGGAGGCCCCTGGATCACGAGGATCCCGGGGATGGGTGAGACAGCGGTCCCATAGCCTTCGGGGAGGGTCAGCCCGGCAGGGATCTCGCGCTCCAGAACCCGTTTTTTTTCTCCGGCGGCGGCCATCACGACCTTGGATCCCTCGTTGAGCCCTGTGCCAGTATAGTCCAGGGTATCCATGGTGGTTGAGGTCTGGAAGTGGAGGTCGCGTCTCCAGTCGATCCGTTCGAGTAGATGGCGGAAAAACGCTGGAATGTCCTGGATGTCGAGGCCTGGCGCGTCTTCGCCCGCCACGATCAGAAGATACTTGGCAAGTGAGCACTGGCCGAAGCCGAGCAGTGCGTTTGCTGTGGTGAGGAGCTCCATTGGACGCCTTTTTTGATAAGGGACGTACCTTTCGCTTCCGATGGCAAGTAGCAGGGGATGGACCCCTGCCGCGTCCACTGCATGGATCGCCTTGAGTCCAGGGATCTCCCTGGGGACGAGCGGGGCCACAAGTTCATGAATGAGTTTCCCAAAGGACGTATCTTCCTGAGGGGGGCGCCCCACGACCGTGAAGGGCCAGACCGCATCCTTCCGGCAGTAAACCGCCTGGACACGGATGAACGGAAACGGGTGGATGAGGCTGTAATAGCCCAAGTGGTCGCCGAAAGGCCCTTCAGGCCGGGTCTCGTCGGGGTGGACGGTCCCGAGGATGCAGAAGTCGGCATCCGCAGAGATCACGTGGCCGTTCCTTACGGCATACCGGAATCTTCGCCCCGCCATGAGCCCGGCGAAGAGGACCTCCGGAAGCCCCTCCGGGAGGGGGAGTACGGCCGCGAGGGTGTGAGCGGGCGGGCCGCCCACAAAGATGCTCACCTTGAGGGGTTTACCGCATGCAAGGGCTGCGGCATGGTGGACCCCGATCCCACGGTGGATCTGGTAGTGAAGGCCGATCTCATCCTGTCCATACTC
It contains:
- a CDS encoding glycine--tRNA ligase subunit alpha; this translates as MTFQELITSLNEYWQRHGCLLLQPYDMEVGAGTFHPATFLRSIGPDPWRAAYVQPSRRPTDGRYGENPNRLQHYYQYQVILKPSPDDVQDLYLSSLTAFGLDLADHDVRFVEDDWESPTLGAWGLGWEVWLDGMEITQFTYFQQVGGLDVRPVCAEITYGLERIAMYLQGVNNVYDLLWNKEVRYGEVHHRDEVEFSRYNFEAADVDAIKQVFSLAEAEGHALTARGLVLPAYDQCLKCSHAFNLLDARGAISVAERTAYIGRVRNLARAVAERYFKSLEPVKREGAS
- a CDS encoding glucose-1-phosphate adenylyltransferase; protein product: MHETLAMILAGGVGSRLNVLVSHRAKPAVPFGGIYRIIDFALSNTMNSGLTRAAVLTQYKPLSLMRHIGTGSAWDFTGRTRIIEILPPRTGEKDSDWYKGTADAVRQNMDFIQARPSRQILILSGDHIYHMDYRDMVNHHRKTGAEVTVAMMPVPLEDTHHFGIGILDDKGRIVDWEEKPKKARSNLASLGIYVFNTPYLLDALNRTKDVDFGHHIIPQALADGVLFAYRFNGYWRDVGTIHAFWDANMDLLRPASGLYPENWGIATNLDCDLPYDRPPIQIHPGARVANSAIAPGCSIHGTVVNSVLSPGVKVERGAEVHDSVLMHDVLVETGAVLSRVIADKYVSIGHGCRIGIGDPSIPNKRYPKHLSTGLTVIGKWAVCPAGTKVGTNCIVGPRVSETSWAGIPSLPDGDTIEA
- a CDS encoding OmpA family protein; translated protein: MNNRWIAAGVGLTFLTGISGCAPPQTKTGQGALYGTAGGAAAGAIIGQAIGHDTKGTLIGTAIGAAVGGLAGAGIGRYMDNQEQALRNAMAHSNATSIQRTGDAIAVTFKGDVLFSTGSSAIQPGAYAEIDRMAQVLQQYPETRIRIEGHTDSTGSEQANLDLSQRRAEAVKNALISRGIAPERLTALGYGESRPIASNATPEGRQLNRRVEVFIEPRA
- a CDS encoding UbiD family decarboxylase; the protein is MSYGSLSECIRDLERNGHLVRIRESVSPYLEMAEIHRRVSEAGGPAILYERVEGCRFPAVSNLFGTMERCRFIFRHTLDRTRRLLALKACPQTAFRSPISTISALLHTPHALPRRVKNGPVLAERITIGDLPPIVSWPRDGGPFITLPQVYSEAPDRPGILHSNLGMYRIQLAGNEYGQDEIGLHYQIHRGIGVHHAAALACGKPLKVSIFVGGPPAHTLAAVLPLPEGLPEVLFAGLMAGRRFRYAVRNGHVISADADFCILGTVHPDETRPEGPFGDHLGYYSLIHPFPFIRVQAVYCRKDAVWPFTVVGRPPQEDTSFGKLIHELVAPLVPREIPGLKAIHAVDAAGVHPLLLAIGSERYVPYQKRRPMELLTTANALLGFGQCSLAKYLLIVAGEDAPGLDIQDIPAFFRHLLERIDWRRDLHFQTSTTMDTLDYTGTGLNEGSKVVMAAAGEKKRVLEREIPAGLTLPEGYGTAVSPIPGILVIQGPPFQDYESENTRIGRLAYHLTPERLPGFPLVVIVDDANFCASSFKNFLWVTFTRSDPARDIHGVDPFIEAKHWGCRGSLIIDARAKPHHSPALVEDPAITRRVERLAATGGPLHGII